From Micromonospora echinospora, one genomic window encodes:
- the rpmB gene encoding 50S ribosomal protein L28: MASVCDVCGKGPGFGHNVSHSHRRTNRRWNPNIQSVRTPAGGGNTKKLKVCTSCIKAGKVTRA, translated from the coding sequence GTGGCTAGCGTGTGCGACGTCTGTGGCAAGGGGCCGGGCTTCGGCCACAACGTGTCCCACTCGCACCGGCGGACCAACCGCCGCTGGAACCCGAACATCCAGTCGGTGCGTACCCCGGCCGGTGGCGGCAACACCAAGAAGCTCAAGGTCTGCACCTCGTGCATCAAGGCCGGCAAGGTCACCCGCGCCTGA
- a CDS encoding DAK2 domain-containing protein, with translation MLETLDAAAVRRWCAAGLAALRRHQGEIDDLNVYPVPDGDTGTNLVLTLTSAQHALGMDLDTSPEGGATPHGHALRLVARGALLGARGNSGVILAQILRGLADTFVSTPVVRGRALAEALRGASAAARGAVAHPVEGTLLTVVAAAAAGATEAASDDLRVVARAAAGAASRALARTPEQLPALARAGVVDAGGRGLCLLLDALVEVVTGEAPARPAPERRPVRPPASAARETGSDAYAYEVQFLLDAEAAAVARMRATLDALGDSLVVVGDDPPPGESGTWNVHVHVNDVGAAVEAGVEAGRPYRISVTRFADQPPPTPPPAPDGAARSAVVVAPGAGIAAVFAREGAAVVPANPSIGELLDAVRGTGAARVVVLPNDAATASVAGEVVRQAHPFGVKVSVVPTRSPVQALAALAVRDPSRSFEDDVIAMAEAAGACRYAEVCHARREALTVAGPCRPGDVLALVEGEVHLIGVDLLDTCTALLDRMLGGGGELVTLLTGADAPAGLVDAVRAHVTRRWPFVEVQAYAGGQPHYPLLVGVE, from the coding sequence GTGCTGGAGACCCTGGACGCCGCCGCGGTGCGCCGCTGGTGCGCCGCCGGGCTCGCGGCGCTGCGCCGCCACCAGGGCGAGATCGACGACCTGAACGTCTACCCGGTGCCCGACGGCGACACCGGCACCAACCTGGTGCTCACCCTCACCTCCGCCCAGCATGCCCTGGGGATGGACCTCGACACCTCACCGGAGGGCGGTGCCACCCCGCACGGCCACGCGTTACGCCTGGTGGCGCGCGGGGCGTTGCTCGGTGCCCGGGGCAACTCCGGGGTGATCCTCGCGCAGATCCTGCGAGGGCTGGCCGACACCTTCGTCTCCACCCCGGTCGTCCGGGGCCGGGCTCTCGCCGAGGCGCTGCGGGGCGCGTCCGCCGCGGCCCGGGGCGCGGTCGCCCACCCTGTCGAGGGGACGCTGCTCACCGTGGTGGCCGCCGCGGCGGCCGGGGCGACGGAGGCGGCCAGCGACGATCTCCGCGTGGTCGCCCGCGCGGCGGCCGGCGCGGCGAGCCGGGCGCTGGCGCGCACTCCGGAGCAGTTGCCGGCGCTGGCCCGCGCCGGAGTGGTCGACGCCGGTGGGCGTGGCCTCTGCCTGCTGCTCGACGCCCTGGTCGAGGTGGTCACCGGGGAGGCGCCCGCCCGCCCGGCCCCGGAGCGCCGTCCGGTCCGCCCGCCGGCCAGCGCCGCCCGCGAGACCGGCTCCGACGCGTACGCCTACGAGGTGCAGTTCCTGCTCGACGCCGAGGCAGCGGCGGTGGCCCGGATGCGCGCCACCCTCGACGCGCTCGGCGACTCGCTGGTGGTGGTCGGCGACGACCCGCCGCCGGGGGAGTCCGGCACCTGGAACGTCCACGTCCACGTCAACGACGTCGGCGCGGCGGTCGAGGCCGGGGTGGAGGCCGGACGGCCGTACCGGATCTCGGTGACCCGGTTCGCCGACCAGCCGCCGCCGACCCCGCCGCCGGCTCCGGACGGCGCGGCCCGGTCGGCCGTGGTGGTGGCTCCCGGCGCGGGCATCGCCGCGGTCTTCGCCCGGGAGGGCGCGGCCGTGGTCCCGGCCAACCCCTCGATCGGGGAACTGCTCGACGCGGTCCGGGGCACCGGCGCGGCCCGGGTGGTGGTGCTGCCGAACGACGCCGCCACCGCGTCGGTCGCCGGTGAGGTGGTGCGTCAGGCCCACCCGTTCGGGGTGAAGGTGAGCGTGGTGCCGACCCGTTCGCCGGTGCAGGCGCTCGCCGCCCTCGCCGTCCGTGATCCGTCGCGCTCCTTCGAGGACGACGTGATCGCGATGGCCGAGGCCGCCGGGGCCTGCCGGTACGCCGAGGTCTGCCACGCCCGCCGGGAGGCGCTCACCGTCGCCGGCCCGTGCCGTCCGGGCGACGTGCTCGCCCTGGTCGAGGGGGAGGTGCACCTGATCGGCGTCGACCTCCTCGACACCTGCACCGCCCTGCTGGACCGGATGCTCGGCGGCGGCGGGGAACTGGTCACCCTGCTCACCGGGGCGGACGCCCCGGCCGGGCTGGTCGACGCGGTCCGGGCGCACGTCACCCGGCGTTGGCCGTTCGTCGAGGTCCAGGCGTACGCCGGGGGCCAACCGCACTATCCGCTCCTGGTGGGGGTCGAATGA
- a CDS encoding GNAT family N-acetyltransferase, translating to MSDIEIRVLRFDSEVAQRLVRAALADLAARYGGSGDDTPVDAAEFEPPDGAFLVAYSDGEPLGCGGWRSHGDTGEVAEVKRMYTAPAARGRGVARAVLAAVERSAREQGRKRIVLECGDRQPEAIAMYQAAGYERIPNFGYYRDAPGCVSFGRTL from the coding sequence GTGAGCGACATCGAGATCCGCGTGCTGCGCTTCGACTCCGAGGTGGCGCAGCGACTGGTCCGGGCGGCCCTGGCCGACCTGGCCGCCCGGTACGGCGGCAGCGGCGACGACACCCCGGTCGACGCGGCCGAGTTCGAGCCGCCGGACGGGGCGTTCCTGGTGGCCTACTCCGACGGGGAGCCGCTCGGCTGCGGCGGCTGGCGCAGTCACGGCGACACCGGTGAGGTGGCGGAGGTGAAGCGGATGTACACCGCCCCGGCGGCCCGGGGCAGGGGAGTGGCGCGGGCGGTGCTGGCGGCGGTGGAGCGCTCGGCGCGGGAGCAGGGCCGCAAGCGGATCGTCCTGGAGTGCGGGGACCGGCAACCCGAGGCGATCGCCATGTACCAGGCGGCCGGCTACGAGCGAATCCCCAACTTCGGCTACTACCGGGACGCCCCCGGCTGCGTCTCCTTCGGCCGCACGCTCTGA
- a CDS encoding ATP-grasp domain-containing protein, with the protein MALRLARDDMIIVGVPPGILGVLGELLPAGCAVIIEDPELIRRRDLHRALAGMPFVSRVVPAAYQQDTFDVDALLAVEPALATARLVMPGVEYAVTAAARLAERLGLPGAGVSAAETFTDKHRLRRLAAGHGLPNPAYALVRTPAEAEAFVRRVGGRCVLKPTRRAGSLGVQFLDDPDTVAAVWAATTDPPGSEEDAGVPTEVLVEAALTGSEHSVELLVAEGEVLFGNVTDKRVLPGRHPVETGHTVPSGLPGAQCRVLLDVAARLARAAGFRTGVLHSEWILADGVPTLVECAARLPGDLIAALIAVAYEASFVEAYLRVLLGERPALPARAVAAAAVEFLVAPPGTITAIGDVRQASRVPGLLDLRLDVAVGDRVAEVVSSRQRCGHVLAWGADPTEAARTARRAVELIRLAVA; encoded by the coding sequence GTGGCGCTGCGCCTCGCCCGCGACGACATGATCATCGTCGGGGTGCCGCCGGGCATACTCGGCGTGCTGGGTGAGCTGCTTCCGGCCGGCTGCGCCGTGATCATCGAGGATCCCGAGCTGATCCGCCGCCGCGACCTGCACCGGGCGCTGGCCGGGATGCCGTTCGTCTCCCGGGTCGTGCCGGCGGCGTACCAGCAGGACACCTTCGACGTCGACGCGCTGCTGGCGGTCGAGCCGGCGCTCGCCACCGCCCGACTGGTCATGCCCGGCGTCGAGTACGCGGTCACCGCCGCCGCCCGGCTCGCCGAACGGCTCGGCCTGCCCGGTGCCGGGGTGTCCGCCGCCGAGACCTTCACCGACAAGCACCGCCTGCGCCGGCTCGCCGCCGGCCACGGCCTGCCCAACCCGGCGTACGCACTGGTCCGGACGCCGGCCGAGGCGGAGGCGTTCGTCCGGCGGGTGGGCGGACGGTGTGTGCTCAAGCCGACCCGGCGCGCGGGCAGCCTCGGCGTGCAGTTCCTCGACGACCCGGACACGGTGGCTGCCGTCTGGGCGGCCACCACGGACCCGCCCGGCTCCGAGGAGGATGCCGGGGTGCCCACCGAGGTGCTGGTCGAGGCAGCGCTGACCGGTTCGGAGCACAGCGTCGAACTGCTGGTGGCCGAGGGCGAGGTGCTCTTCGGCAACGTCACGGACAAGCGGGTGCTGCCCGGCCGGCACCCGGTGGAGACCGGGCACACCGTCCCGTCCGGACTGCCCGGGGCACAGTGCCGCGTCCTGCTCGACGTCGCCGCCCGGCTGGCCCGGGCGGCCGGGTTCCGCACCGGCGTGCTGCACAGCGAGTGGATCCTCGCGGACGGGGTGCCGACCCTGGTGGAGTGCGCCGCCCGGCTTCCCGGCGACCTCATCGCCGCGCTGATCGCGGTGGCGTACGAGGCGTCGTTCGTCGAGGCGTACCTGCGGGTGCTCCTCGGGGAACGCCCGGCGCTGCCGGCCCGCGCGGTCGCGGCGGCGGCGGTGGAGTTCCTGGTCGCCCCGCCCGGCACGATCACCGCGATCGGGGACGTCCGCCAGGCCAGCCGGGTGCCCGGTCTGCTCGACCTGCGGCTGGACGTGGCGGTCGGCGACCGGGTGGCCGAGGTGGTGTCCTCCCGGCAGCGCTGCGGTCACGTGCTGGCCTGGGGTGCCGACCCGACCGAGGCGGCCCGCACCGCACGGCGCGCCGTCGAGCTGATCCGTCTCGCGGTGGCCTGA
- the recG gene encoding ATP-dependent DNA helicase RecG, translated as MTESSTVDTPLKKLVGEKTAKALAGHLDLHTAGDLVYHFPRRYDERGEHTDIRSLDVGEQVTVLAQVQRTAVRPMRQRRGNLLEVTVGDGSGGTLTLTFFGNQAWRERELRPGRWGLFAGKVTEFRGKRQLNGPEYVLLGEGGEGEAAANEEVEEFAGALIPVYPAAAAVPTWVIAKCVRMVLDTLTPPADPLPATMRATRNLVGLDVALREIHRPSTKEALYRARRRLKWDEAFAVQVTLVQRKLRAADWPARPRPPKPDGLLAAFDARLPYELTGGQRDVGREIAADLGTAHPMHRLLQGEVGSGKTLVALRAMLQVVDAGGQAALLAPTEVLAAQHHRGIQELLGPLAQAGELGAAEHATRVELVTGSLGAAARRRALAEVAEGRAGIVLGTHALLYEGVDFADLGLVVVDEQHRFGVEQRDALRAKADQPPHVLVMTATPIPRTVAMTVYGDLEVSTLAQLPQGRSPIASHVVPAAEKPAYLDRAWRRLREEVAAGHQAYVVCPRIGEGPQSEEEAPKEDDTGRRPPLAVTEVAPLLAEGPLHGLRIGILHGKLPADEKDAVMRSFAAGELDVLVATTVVEVGVNVPNATVMIVLDADRFGVSQLHQLRGRVGRGSAAGLCLLVTEATEGTPARERLDAVASTTDGFKLAELDLEQRREGDVLGATQSGRRSHLRLLSLLRDADLIRDARAEAITLVEEDPELARHPALAASVAALVDEERAEYLEKG; from the coding sequence ATGACCGAGTCGTCCACGGTGGACACGCCGCTGAAGAAGCTGGTCGGGGAGAAGACCGCCAAGGCCCTCGCCGGCCACCTCGACCTGCACACCGCCGGCGACCTGGTCTACCACTTCCCGCGCCGGTACGACGAGCGCGGCGAGCACACCGACATCCGCTCGCTGGACGTCGGCGAGCAGGTGACCGTGCTGGCCCAGGTGCAGCGCACGGCGGTCCGTCCGATGCGGCAGCGCCGGGGCAACCTGCTGGAGGTGACCGTCGGGGACGGCTCCGGCGGCACGCTCACCCTGACCTTCTTCGGCAACCAGGCCTGGCGGGAACGGGAGCTGCGTCCCGGCCGGTGGGGGCTGTTCGCCGGCAAGGTGACCGAGTTCCGGGGCAAACGCCAGCTCAACGGCCCGGAGTACGTGCTGCTCGGGGAGGGCGGCGAGGGCGAGGCGGCGGCGAACGAGGAGGTCGAGGAGTTCGCCGGGGCGCTGATCCCGGTCTACCCGGCCGCGGCGGCGGTGCCCACCTGGGTGATCGCCAAGTGCGTGCGGATGGTGCTGGACACCCTCACCCCGCCGGCGGATCCGCTGCCGGCGACCATGCGCGCCACCCGGAACCTGGTCGGCCTGGACGTGGCGCTGCGGGAGATCCACCGGCCGTCCACCAAGGAGGCCCTCTACCGGGCCCGGCGGCGGCTCAAGTGGGACGAGGCGTTCGCCGTGCAGGTGACCCTGGTGCAGCGCAAGCTCCGCGCCGCGGACTGGCCGGCCCGCCCCCGGCCGCCCAAGCCGGACGGGCTGCTCGCCGCGTTCGACGCCCGCCTGCCGTACGAGCTGACCGGCGGCCAGCGGGACGTCGGCCGGGAGATCGCGGCCGACCTTGGCACCGCGCACCCGATGCACCGGCTGTTGCAGGGCGAGGTCGGCTCCGGCAAGACCCTCGTCGCGTTGCGGGCCATGCTCCAGGTGGTCGACGCCGGTGGGCAGGCGGCGTTGCTCGCCCCGACCGAGGTGCTCGCCGCCCAGCACCACCGGGGCATCCAGGAGCTGCTCGGCCCGCTGGCCCAGGCCGGGGAGCTGGGGGCCGCCGAGCACGCCACCCGGGTCGAGCTGGTCACCGGCTCGCTCGGCGCGGCGGCCCGCCGTCGGGCCCTCGCCGAGGTCGCCGAGGGCCGCGCCGGGATCGTGCTCGGCACCCACGCCCTGCTCTACGAGGGCGTCGACTTCGCCGACCTGGGTCTGGTGGTGGTCGACGAGCAGCACCGTTTCGGAGTGGAGCAGCGCGACGCGTTGCGCGCCAAGGCCGACCAGCCGCCGCACGTGCTGGTGATGACCGCCACACCGATCCCCCGGACGGTCGCCATGACCGTCTACGGCGACCTGGAGGTCTCCACCCTCGCCCAGCTGCCGCAGGGGCGCTCGCCGATCGCCTCGCACGTGGTGCCGGCCGCCGAGAAACCGGCCTACCTGGACCGGGCCTGGCGTCGGCTGCGCGAGGAGGTCGCCGCCGGCCACCAGGCGTACGTGGTCTGCCCCCGGATCGGCGAGGGTCCGCAGTCCGAGGAGGAGGCCCCGAAGGAGGACGACACCGGGCGGCGGCCACCCCTGGCGGTGACCGAGGTGGCTCCGCTGCTCGCCGAGGGGCCGCTGCACGGGCTGCGGATCGGGATACTGCACGGGAAGCTGCCCGCCGACGAGAAGGACGCGGTGATGCGCTCCTTCGCCGCCGGCGAGCTGGACGTGCTGGTCGCCACCACGGTCGTCGAGGTCGGCGTGAACGTGCCCAACGCCACCGTGATGATCGTCCTCGACGCGGACCGGTTCGGCGTCTCCCAGCTGCACCAGCTGCGCGGCCGGGTCGGGCGGGGCTCGGCCGCCGGGCTCTGCCTGCTGGTCACCGAGGCGACCGAGGGCACCCCGGCCCGGGAGCGGCTGGACGCCGTCGCCTCCACCACCGACGGCTTCAAGCTCGCCGAACTCGACCTGGAGCAGCGCCGGGAGGGCGACGTGCTCGGCGCGACCCAGTCCGGCCGCCGCTCGCACCTGCGGCTGCTCTCCCTGCTGCGGGACGCCGACCTGATCCGCGACGCCCGTGCCGAGGCGATCACCCTGGTCGAGGAGGACCCGGAGCTGGCCCGGCACCCCGCCCTGGCCGCCTCGGTGGCCGCCCTGGTCGACGAGGAGCGGGCCGAGTACCTGGAGAAGGGCTGA
- a CDS encoding Lrp/AsnC ligand binding domain-containing protein: MVQAYILIQTEVGRARDVAGVIADLAGVVRVDAVTGPYDVVVLTEANNVDELGKLIVSKVQMVPGITRTLTCSVVRL, translated from the coding sequence GTGGTTCAGGCGTACATCCTCATCCAGACCGAGGTCGGCCGGGCACGTGACGTGGCCGGTGTGATCGCGGATCTTGCCGGCGTGGTACGGGTCGACGCCGTCACCGGGCCGTACGACGTGGTGGTGCTCACCGAGGCGAACAACGTCGACGAGCTCGGCAAACTGATTGTCAGCAAGGTGCAGATGGTGCCCGGCATCACCCGCACCCTGACCTGTTCGGTGGTGCGACTGTAA
- the rsmD gene encoding 16S rRNA (guanine(966)-N(2))-methyltransferase RsmD, with translation MTRIVAGTLGGRRIAAPPGGGTRPTSDRVREALFSAVEASLDLTGARVADLYAGSGAVGLEAVSRGAGHVLLVESDARAARVVRENIALLRAAPTARLVNGKVSTVLAAGPEGGPYDLVFADPPYAVPDREVAAVLTALVGGGWLAPDALVVVERASRSGPVEWVEGITAERSRRYGETTLWYGRRS, from the coding sequence GTGACCCGGATCGTGGCCGGGACGCTCGGCGGTCGGCGGATCGCCGCGCCGCCCGGCGGAGGCACCCGACCAACCTCCGACCGGGTGCGCGAGGCGCTGTTCAGCGCGGTCGAGGCGAGCCTCGACCTGACCGGGGCGCGGGTGGCCGACCTCTATGCCGGCTCCGGCGCGGTCGGGCTGGAGGCGGTGTCCCGGGGTGCGGGGCACGTGCTGCTGGTCGAGTCCGACGCGCGTGCCGCCCGGGTGGTGCGGGAGAACATCGCCCTGCTCCGGGCCGCTCCGACCGCCCGGCTGGTGAACGGGAAGGTGTCCACCGTGCTCGCCGCCGGCCCGGAGGGCGGACCGTACGACCTGGTCTTCGCCGACCCGCCGTACGCGGTGCCGGACCGGGAGGTCGCCGCGGTCCTGACCGCGCTGGTCGGCGGTGGCTGGCTGGCCCCCGACGCCCTGGTGGTGGTCGAGCGGGCGAGCCGGTCCGGGCCGGTGGAGTGGGTGGAGGGGATCACCGCCGAACGCAGCCGGCGTTACGGCGAGACCACTCTTTGGTACGGTCGCCGATCATGA
- the rpmF gene encoding 50S ribosomal protein L32 translates to MAVPKRKMSRSNTRSRRANWKAAVVATVACPQCKSAKLPHAACSVCGTYNGRQVLEV, encoded by the coding sequence GTGGCCGTCCCGAAGCGCAAGATGTCGCGCAGCAACACCCGGTCCCGCCGGGCGAACTGGAAGGCGGCCGTGGTCGCGACCGTGGCCTGCCCGCAGTGCAAGTCGGCCAAGCTGCCGCACGCCGCCTGCTCCGTCTGCGGCACCTACAACGGCCGCCAGGTCCTCGAGGTCTGA
- a CDS encoding YceD family protein, producing MPKHSPSHLDPRSPLVLDTRELPRRPGALRTVKRVVPAPSDLGVELISVPEGADLDLDLRLESVSEGVLVSGRVSGPVRGECGRCLREINESVAVTIQELYAYENSTTDATTEEDEVGRMQGDLIDLEPALRDAVVLTLPTNPRCREDCPGLCPECGVHWDELPADHSHQQIDPRWAGLSQLTRKEE from the coding sequence ATGCCCAAGCACTCGCCATCGCACCTCGACCCCAGGTCGCCGCTGGTCCTCGACACGAGGGAGCTACCACGCCGGCCTGGCGCTCTGCGTACGGTCAAGCGGGTGGTCCCGGCGCCGTCCGACCTCGGCGTGGAGTTGATCAGCGTGCCGGAGGGCGCGGACCTCGACCTCGATCTGAGGTTGGAGTCGGTGTCCGAGGGCGTGCTCGTCTCGGGGCGGGTCTCCGGTCCCGTCCGGGGCGAGTGCGGCCGGTGTCTCCGGGAGATCAACGAATCCGTGGCCGTGACGATCCAGGAGCTGTACGCGTACGAGAACAGCACCACGGACGCCACGACCGAGGAGGACGAGGTGGGCCGGATGCAGGGCGATCTGATCGACCTGGAGCCGGCACTGCGGGACGCGGTGGTGCTCACGCTGCCGACCAACCCGCGCTGCCGGGAGGACTGCCCAGGACTGTGCCCCGAGTGCGGGGTGCATTGGGACGAGCTGCCGGCCGACCACAGTCACCAGCAGATCGACCCGCGTTGGGCGGGCCTGTCGCAACTGACCCGTAAAGAGGAGTAA
- the coaD gene encoding pantetheine-phosphate adenylyltransferase gives MRRAVCPGSFDPVTNGHLDIIGRASRLFDEVIVGVLVNQSKSGLFTVDERIAMLREVTASYDNVRVASFQGLLVDFCREQQASVLVKGLRAVSDFDYELQMAQMNIGLAGVETLFMPTNPLYSFLSSSLVKDVAKWGGDVSPHVPDLVREQLRARLTVERPG, from the coding sequence ATGAGACGTGCGGTCTGTCCCGGCTCGTTCGACCCGGTCACCAACGGTCACCTCGACATCATCGGCCGGGCCAGCCGGCTTTTCGACGAGGTCATCGTCGGTGTGCTGGTCAACCAGTCGAAGAGTGGTCTGTTCACCGTCGACGAGCGGATCGCCATGCTGCGGGAGGTGACCGCCTCCTACGACAACGTCCGGGTGGCGTCCTTCCAGGGTCTGCTTGTCGACTTCTGTCGGGAACAGCAGGCGAGTGTCCTGGTCAAGGGGCTGCGAGCGGTCAGCGACTTCGACTACGAGCTCCAGATGGCCCAGATGAACATCGGCCTGGCCGGGGTGGAGACGCTCTTCATGCCGACCAACCCGCTCTACTCGTTCCTCTCCTCCAGCCTGGTCAAGGACGTCGCGAAGTGGGGCGGGGACGTCTCGCCGCACGTGCCCGACCTGGTCCGGGAGCAGCTGCGGGCCCGGTTGACCGTCGAGCGGCCCGGCTGA
- a CDS encoding DUF3515 family protein encodes MDEKTPPAGPEETTAATAPVDSGAEPTGPVKRRGGWDRSTRTAALVAALVALPVTVAVAGLTFNALAPDESAAPSPSESVQALGPKSTVPVEMAAQPLAERPATVCRALLSKLPSTVRELPQRPVTAGPEQNAAYGDPALTLSCGVPEPTIPLTDTVWVVEQVCWHASEQGDATVLTTVDREAAVRVTVPKRYEQPLQWVSPISEAIVASILSAGPVPSGCRG; translated from the coding sequence GTGGACGAGAAGACTCCCCCTGCTGGCCCCGAGGAGACCACGGCGGCCACCGCCCCGGTGGACTCCGGCGCGGAGCCGACCGGCCCGGTGAAGCGGCGCGGCGGCTGGGACCGGTCGACCCGGACGGCGGCCCTGGTCGCCGCGCTGGTCGCCCTGCCGGTCACCGTCGCTGTGGCCGGTCTCACCTTCAACGCGCTCGCGCCGGACGAGTCGGCCGCGCCGAGCCCGAGCGAGAGCGTGCAGGCGCTCGGGCCGAAGTCCACCGTCCCGGTGGAGATGGCCGCCCAGCCGCTGGCGGAACGCCCCGCGACGGTCTGCCGGGCGCTGCTGTCGAAGCTCCCCTCGACCGTCCGGGAGCTGCCGCAGCGACCGGTCACCGCCGGACCGGAGCAGAACGCGGCGTACGGCGACCCGGCGCTCACCCTGTCCTGCGGCGTGCCCGAGCCGACCATCCCCCTGACCGACACGGTCTGGGTGGTCGAGCAGGTCTGCTGGCACGCCAGCGAGCAGGGCGACGCCACGGTGCTCACCACGGTCGACCGGGAGGCCGCGGTCCGGGTGACCGTGCCGAAGCGGTACGAGCAGCCGTTGCAGTGGGTGAGCCCGATATCGGAGGCGATCGTCGCCTCCATCCTCAGCGCCGGTCCCGTCCCGTCCGGCTGCCGGGGCTGA
- a CDS encoding RNA polymerase sigma factor translates to MTTPTRTPAGADPADLAGMFERYARDLLRYCTRRVGEQLAEDVVAETFLIAYERRDRYDRARGELLPWLYGIATNLLRRHRRTEIRALRLAARAGPEVEGPLRRTAERVDAERAVARLSAVLAGLPRRQRDVLFLYAVAELEYAEIATALDIPLGSVQSALHRARSKVRAALATEGAAR, encoded by the coding sequence ATGACGACGCCCACGCGCACGCCGGCCGGGGCGGATCCCGCCGACCTGGCCGGCATGTTCGAGCGGTACGCCCGCGACCTGCTGCGCTACTGCACCCGACGGGTCGGCGAGCAGTTGGCCGAGGACGTGGTGGCGGAGACCTTCCTGATCGCCTACGAACGCCGCGACCGGTACGACCGCGCCCGGGGCGAGCTGTTGCCGTGGCTCTACGGCATCGCCACCAACCTCCTGCGTCGGCACCGCCGGACCGAGATCCGCGCGCTGCGCCTCGCCGCGCGGGCCGGTCCGGAGGTCGAGGGGCCGCTGCGGCGTACCGCCGAACGGGTGGACGCCGAGCGCGCCGTCGCCCGGCTCTCCGCCGTGCTCGCCGGGCTGCCCCGACGGCAGCGGGACGTGCTGTTCCTGTACGCCGTCGCCGAGCTGGAGTACGCCGAGATCGCCACCGCCCTGGACATCCCGCTGGGCTCGGTCCAGTCCGCCCTGCACCGGGCCCGGAGCAAGGTCCGGGCCGCCCTGGCCACCGAAGGAGCCGCCCGATGA
- a CDS encoding thiamine-phosphate kinase has product MERGNGDADNDRSVVGSGEFQLIDRVTARLSYGSACLLGPGDDAAVVAAPDGRVVASTDVLVEGRHFRRDWSSAVDVGHRAAAANLADIAAMGASPTALLVALCVPPDLDVAWAEGLADGLAAEAAKVGAGVVGGDMSASPTLTVAVTALGDLGGRAPVLRSGARPGDVVALAGRIGYAAAGYTVLSRGFRTPKLLVEAYRRPEVAYPAGPYAARLGATAMIDVSDGLLADLGHVARASGVSVDVRRDAFEVPRQMADAAQALGVDPYGWILGGGDDHALAATFPPAVALPPPWRAIGRVAEGAGVTVDGQPWDGPAGWDHFR; this is encoded by the coding sequence GTGGAGCGCGGCAACGGTGACGCCGACAACGACAGGAGCGTCGTGGGCAGCGGAGAGTTCCAGCTGATCGACCGGGTGACCGCCCGGCTGTCGTACGGGTCGGCGTGCCTGCTCGGCCCCGGCGACGACGCGGCGGTGGTGGCGGCCCCGGACGGCCGGGTGGTCGCCTCCACCGACGTTCTGGTGGAGGGGCGGCACTTCCGGCGGGACTGGTCGAGCGCGGTGGACGTCGGACACCGGGCGGCCGCGGCGAACCTGGCCGACATCGCGGCCATGGGGGCCAGCCCGACCGCCCTGCTGGTCGCCCTCTGCGTGCCGCCGGACCTCGACGTGGCCTGGGCGGAGGGGCTCGCCGACGGGCTGGCCGCCGAGGCCGCCAAGGTCGGGGCGGGAGTGGTCGGCGGTGACATGTCCGCCAGCCCGACGCTGACCGTCGCGGTGACCGCCCTCGGTGACCTGGGTGGCCGGGCGCCGGTGCTCCGCTCCGGCGCCCGTCCCGGCGACGTGGTCGCCCTGGCCGGGCGGATCGGGTACGCGGCGGCCGGCTACACCGTGCTGTCCCGAGGCTTCCGGACGCCGAAACTGCTGGTCGAGGCGTACCGGCGACCGGAGGTGGCGTACCCGGCCGGGCCGTACGCCGCCCGGCTCGGCGCCACCGCCATGATCGACGTCTCGGACGGGCTGCTGGCCGACCTCGGGCACGTGGCCCGGGCCAGCGGGGTCTCCGTCGACGTCCGGCGCGACGCGTTCGAGGTGCCCCGGCAGATGGCCGACGCCGCCCAGGCGCTCGGCGTCGACCCGTACGGCTGGATCCTCGGTGGCGGCGACGACCACGCCCTGGCCGCGACCTTCCCGCCGGCGGTGGCCCTGCCCCCGCCGTGGCGGGCGATCGGCCGGGTGGCCGAGGGGGCCGGGGTGACCGTCGACGGCCAGCCCTGGGACGGCCCCGCCGGGTGGGACCACTTCCGCTGA